GATGACCCTGGTCGTGAACTTCCTGCTCCTGTTCGCGATGCCGGTCATCGCGGTGGCCCTGTTCCAGGTCATGTTCGACAGGTTCTTCGGAACCGGGTTCTTCGACGTCGCGATGGGCGGCGACCCGGTGCTGTGGCAGCACATGTTCTGGCTGTTCGGGCACCCCGAGGTGTACATCCTCATCCTGCCCGCCATGGGCATCGTGTCCGAGATCCTGCCGACGTTCTCCCGCAAGCCGCTTTTCGGCTACCCCTTCGTCGTCTTTTCCGGGATCGCGATCGGGTTCATGGGCTGGGGCGTGTGGGCCCACCACATGTTCGCGGTGGGGCTGGGGCCGGTCGCAAACTCGGCGTTCGCGCTGTCCACCATGTTCATAGCCGTGCCCACGGGGGTGAAAATCTTCAACTGGCTCGGCACCTTGTGGGGGGGGCGCATCAGGTTCAAGACGCCGATGCTGTTCAGCCTGGGCTTCGTGGCGATGTTCGTCATCGGCGGGCTGTCCGGAGTGACCCACGCCCTGGTGCCTCACGACGCGCAGCAGACGGACACCTACTACATCGTCGCCCACTTCCACTACGTGCTGTTCGGCGGAGCGATCTTCGGACTTTTCGCCGGGATGTACTACTGGTGGCCAAAGGTGTTCGGACGGCTGCTCGGCGAGCGTCTCGGGAAGCTGCACTTCTGGCTCATGCTCATCGGCTTCAACCTCACGTTCGGGCCGATGCACATCCTGGGCCTGCAGGGCATGGCCCGGCGCTACTACCGGTACAGGGCCGAGGATGGTTTCACGGCGTGGAACTTCATCGCCACCGTCGGCTCGTTCATCATCGCGCTGTCCATCCTGGTCTTCCTGGTGAACGTCGCCCTGGCGCACCGCAAGCCGAAGACCGCGTCCGCGGATCCCTGGGATGGGCGGACGCTGGAGTGGACGATCCCGTCGCCGCCGCCGGAGTACAACTTCGCCGAGATCCCGACGGTGCACGCGGTGGACGACTTCTGGCACCGCAAGTACGCCGAGGACAAGTCCGGACGCGCGCAACCGGTGCCGGCGGGGGGCTCTGAGGAGGCCGAGTCGGGACACGACGGACACGGAATCCACATGCCCTCGCCGTCCTACTTCCCGCTGGTGGCCGCGCTGGGCCTGCCGCTGATCGGCTACGGCCTGATCTACCAGTGGGCGATCGCCGCGGTGGGCGCGATGATGACGCTGGTGGGCCTGTACGGGTGGGCCCTCGAGCCGTCCACGGAGCCGGAGCCGGCGCAACACGAGAGCACGTCGAGCCGGGTGGCGGACTGACCATGGCCACCACCGAGCAGCACGTCGAGGAGCATCACCACACCAGCACCGGCCTGGACAACAAGAAGATGGCCATGTGGGCCTTCCTCGGGTCCGAGTGCCTGCTGTTCGGGGCCCTGATCTCGG
This sequence is a window from Actinomycetota bacterium. Protein-coding genes within it:
- the ctaD gene encoding cytochrome c oxidase subunit I; the encoded protein is MAIAQRENLPATSLFRRPSATTGVWSWITTVDHKRIGILYGVTSFVFFILGGIEALLLRLQLAAPDGKVLDADLYNQLFTMHGTTMIFLVVMPMSAAFFNFFIPLMIGARDVAFPRLNAFSYWVFLLGGIFLYSSFFLGGFPDGGWFGYAPLSTESYGALPNAASRMDFWALGLQILGIASLVASVNFVTTIINMRAPGMSFMRMPVFVWMTLVVNFLLLFAMPVIAVALFQVMFDRFFGTGFFDVAMGGDPVLWQHMFWLFGHPEVYILILPAMGIVSEILPTFSRKPLFGYPFVVFSGIAIGFMGWGVWAHHMFAVGLGPVANSAFALSTMFIAVPTGVKIFNWLGTLWGGRIRFKTPMLFSLGFVAMFVIGGLSGVTHALVPHDAQQTDTYYIVAHFHYVLFGGAIFGLFAGMYYWWPKVFGRLLGERLGKLHFWLMLIGFNLTFGPMHILGLQGMARRYYRYRAEDGFTAWNFIATVGSFIIALSILVFLVNVALAHRKPKTASADPWDGRTLEWTIPSPPPEYNFAEIPTVHAVDDFWHRKYAEDKSGRAQPVPAGGSEEAESGHDGHGIHMPSPSYFPLVAALGLPLIGYGLIYQWAIAAVGAMMTLVGLYGWALEPSTEPEPAQHESTSSRVAD